In Mustelus asterias unplaced genomic scaffold, sMusAst1.hap1.1 HAP1_SCAFFOLD_244, whole genome shotgun sequence, one DNA window encodes the following:
- the LOC144485905 gene encoding uncharacterized protein LOC144485905 has product MEKPWKCADCGKRYKVPSLLEAHRRSHTGERPFTCSQCGKGFTLLSILQKHQRVHTGERPFTCSQCGEGFTQLSSLRTHERVHTGERLFTCSQCGKGFSRLFCLRTHQRVHTGERPFTCSQCGKGFSRLSHLQTHQRVHTGERPFTCSQCGKRFSDSSSQQRHQRVHTGEKPFTCSVCGKGFSRLSSLQTHQGIHTGERPFSCSVCEKRFSLSSQLLRHQRIHE; this is encoded by the coding sequence atggagaaaccatggaaatgtgcggactgtgggaagagatacaaagtcCCATCTCTGCtagaagctcatcggcgcagccacactggggagaggccattcacctgctctcagtgtgggaagggattcactctattATCcatcctgcagaaacaccagcgagttcacactggagagaggccattcacctgctctcagtgtggggagggattcactcagctatccagcctgcggacacacgagcgagttcacactggggagaggctgttcacttgctctcagtgtgggaagggattttctcggTTATtctgcctgcggacacaccagcgagttcacactggggagaggccgttcacttgctctcagtgtgggaagggattcagtcgattatcccacctgcagacacaccagcgagttcacactggggagaggccgttcacctgctctcagtgtgggaagcggttcagtgattcatccagccagcagagacaccaacgagttcacactggggagaaaccgttcacttgctctgtgtgtggaaagggattctctcggttatccagcctgcagacacatcagggaattcacactggggagaggccgttcagctgctctgtgtgtgagaagagattcagtctttcatcccagctgttgagacaccagcgaattcacgagtga